Within the Streptomyces sp. YIM 121038 genome, the region GCCGCGTATCCGGAGCGGTTCGCGGCGGGCGGCGTCGTCGCGGGACTCCCCTACGGCTGCGCCCAGGCCGCCGCCTCGCCCTGGGTGTGCATGAGCTCCGGCGGCGGGCTCGGCCCGCAGCAGTGGGGCGACCGGGTACGGGCCGCGCGGCCCGGCTACGCCGGCCCCTGGCCCCCGCTCACCGTGTTGCACGGCACCGCCGACCAGAAGGTGAACGCCGTCAACATGACCGACCTCATGGAGCAGTGGACCGACGTGCACGGGGCCGACCGGATCGCCGACGTCACCGACACCGTCGCGGGCTATCCGCACCAGGTCTTCCGGAGGCCGGACGGCGCCCCCGCCGTGGAGACGTACAGCATCACCGGGATGGGGCACGGCCAGCCCGTCGACCCCGGCACGGGCGGCGAGCAGTGCGGCACGGCCGGGGCCAACCTCCTGGACGTCGGCCTCTGCGCGGCCCACCGCCTCGGCCGCGCCTGGGGCCTCGACACCTGACCCGGGCCCCGCGGCCGCGGACGTACGCATGGAGTCGGCCACCACAGGCCCGGTGGTGACTGTGGTGGCCGACCCCGTGGGCGAGCCTCCGCGCCGACCCTAGGTTTCCGGCTATGACCAGCGGACCTCACCCCGACTCCACCGACCGCCGGGCCGCGGCGGCGGCCGTGGACCTGCGCGGCCGCACCGCCCTCGTCACCGGCGGCGGCAGCGGCATCGGCCGCGCCTGCGCGACGGCCCTCGCGGCGGCGGGCGCCGACACGCACGTCGTGGACATCGACGCGGCCGCCGCGAAGGCCGTCGCCGACGCCGTCGGCGGCCACGCGCACACCGCGGACCTCGCCGACGCGGAGGCGATCGCGGCGCTGCCCACCGCCGTCGACGTCCTCGTGAACAGCGCCGGGCTCCAGCACGTCGCCCCGCTCACCGACTTCCCGCCCGCGCGGTTCACGCTCATCCAACAGGTCATGGTCACCGCCCCGTTCCTGCTCCTGCGGCAGACCCTGCCGCACATGTACGCGCGGCGCTGGGGCCGGGCCGTCCACATCTCCAGCGTCCACGGCGGGCGCGCGAGCGCCTTCAAGAGCGCCTACGTCGCCGCCAAGCACGGCCTCGAGGGACTCAGCAAGGTCGCCGCCGTCGAGGGCGCCCCGTACGGCGTCACCAGCAACTGCGTCAGCCCCGGCTACGTCCGCACCCCCCTCGTCGAGGGCCAGATCCAGGACCAGGCCGCCGCGCACCGCGTCAGCGACGACGCCGTGGTCAGCGACGTGCTCCTGGCCCGCTCCCCGATGAAGCGGCTCATCGAACCCGAGGAGGTCGCCGCGGCCGTCCTGTGGCTGTGCGGCCCGCACTCCGGCTTCGTCACCGGGACCTCCCTGCCGCTGGACGGCGGCTGGACCGCGACCTGACCGAACGCACCCCCCGCCCCCCCCGCCCCCCCCCGCACCCCAGCGCCCCGCACCACCCGCCCGGACCCGTCCCCGTCGAACACCTGGAAGTGGCGCCATGGCCTCCCTGCCCAGCACCCCGCCCCCGCGCACGAGCCTGCCCCGCGTCGTCGCCGCAAGCCTGGTCGGCACCACCATCGAGTGGTACGACTTCTTCCTCTACGGCTCCGCCGCCGCGCTCGTGTTCAACGACCTGTTCTTCCCCACCGCCGACCCGCTCACCGGCACGCTCCTCGCCTTCATCACGTACGCCATCGGCTTCCTCGCCCGGCCGCTCGGCGGCGTCGTGTTCGGGCACTTCGGCGACAAGGTGGGGCGCAAGAAGCTGCTCGTCCTGAGCCTGCTCCTGATGGGCGGCGCCACCTTCGCCATGGGCCTGCTGCCCACGTACTCGGCCATCGGGGTCGGCGCCCCCGTCCTGCTCACCGTGTTGCGGCTCGTGCAGGGCTTCGCGCTCGGCGGCGAGTGGGGCGGCGCCATCCTGCTCGTCTCCGAGCACGGGGGCGCCGCGCACCGCGGGTTCTGGGCGGCCTGGCCGCAGTCGGGCGCCCCGGGCGGCAATCTGCTCGCCACCGGTGTGCTCGCGCTGCTCGCCGCCGTGCAGTCCGAGGCCGCCTTCGAATCCTGGGGCTGGCGCGTCCCGTTCCTGCTGTCCGGCGTCCTGGTGATGGTCGGCCTGTGGATCCGCATCTCCGTCAGCGAGTCCCCGCTGTTCCTCGAAGCGCGCGCCAAGGCCGAGGCCGCCGCCGCGCGCGGGGCCAAGGAGGAGACGCCCGTCGTCGAGGTGTTCCGCACCAACTGGCGGCAGGTCCTCACCGCCATCGGCACCCGCTTCGGCGAGAACATCTCGTACTACGTCCTCACCTCCTTCGTGCTCGTCTACGTCACCAAGCACCTGGACCTGCCCAAGTCCACCGCCCTGAACGCCGTCCTCATCGGCTCCACCGTGCACTTCGCCGCCATCCCCGCCTGGGGCGCGCTGTCCGACCGGATCGGACGGCGGCCGGTGACGCTCATCGGGTCGGTGGGCATGGCGCTGTGGGCCTTCGCCTTCTTCGCGCTCGTCGACTCCGAGTCGTTCGCCGTGATCGCGGCGGCCGTGACCGTGGGACTGCTCCTGCACGGCGCCATGTACGGGCCGCAGGCCGCGTTCATCTCCGAGATGTTCGACACCAGGGTGCGCTACTCCGGCGCCTCGATGGGCTCGCAGCTCGCCTCCATCGTCGCGGGCGCGCTCGCCCCGATCATCGCGGTGGAACTCCTGAAGGAGTACGACTCGTCGGCGCCCGTCGCGCTGTACCTGTGCCTGGCCGCCGTGGTCACCACCGTGACGGTGGTCCTCGCCCGCGAGACCCGGGGACGGGACCTCGGCCGCGCGCAGACGGACGTACCGGCAGACCCGGACGTACCGGCAGACCCGGACGTGCCGACGGATTCCCACGCGCCGGGGGAGACGGACGCACCGGGAGAACCGGACGGGTCCGGGCGGCCGGGCCCGCGGGCAGAGCCGGACGCGCGCGGGCGGCCCGCGGACGCGCCCACGCCGGTACGCTCCGGCGACCCCTCCTGAAGCGACCCGCCGCCGAGGTCGTGGAGACCCACCGCACGTCGGAAGGCAGCCGCCCCATGGCATCAGCCCACGCCCGCCCCGGCACCCGCACCGCCCCCGCCCCGGACGGCACCGCCGCCGCGGCCCTGCGGGAACTCATCGGCCTGCTCGGCCGGCACGCCCCGGCCGAGCAGTTCGCCCGCCCGGCGGCCGCGGCCCGGGCGGCCGGGGCGGACCGGGCGCAGCTCGCCCTGATCGAGGAGGCCGCCGACGCGGCCCTCGCCGTCCGCCGCACCCTCGACCAGCACCGCCGCCGCGAGGCCGAGCTGTCCGCGCTCTTCGACACCGCGGGCGACCTGGCCGCCCTCACCGACCTGGACGCGGTGCTCCGCGCCATCGTGCGCAGGGCACGGCTGCTGCTGCGCACCGACGTCGCGTATCTGACCCTCAACGACACGGCCGCGGGCGACACGTTCATGCGCGTCACCGACGGCTGCGCCTCCGCGACCTTCCAGCAGCTGCGGCTCGGCATGGGCGAGGGCCTCGGCGGGCTCGTCGCCCAGACCGCCCGGCCCTACGCCAGCGCCGACTACCGCGTCGACACCCGCTTCCAGCACACCCGCGCCATCGACACGGGCGTCGGCGAGGAGGGCCTGCGCGGCATCCTCGGCGTGCCGCTGCGGGTGGGCAGCCGCGTCATCGGCGTCCTGTACGCCGCCGATCGCAGCCCCCGCGACTTCACCCCCGACCAGATCGCGCTGCTCGCCTCGCTCGCCGACCACGCCGCCGTGGCCATCGACGGCGCCCGCCTCCTGGAGGAGACCCGCGCCGCGCTCGTGGAGCTGAACGCCGCGACGGCCACCGCGCACGCGCAGAGCCAGGCGCTGCGCCGCGCCGCCGAGACCCACGACCGGCTCACCGACATCGTGCTGCGCGGCGGCGACGTGGCCGACGTCGCCGAAGAGATCGCCGCGCTCCTCGACGGCGGTCTGGTCGTCCAGGACGCCGACGGCACCGAACTGGCCCGCGTGGGCGCCGCCGCGCCGGCCGCGCCCGCCCGCGGCGTCGCCGCGTCCCGCTCCGGCGGCCGCGCCGTGCACGTCGACGGGGTCTGGGTCTCCGCCGTGCTCGCCGGGCCCGAACTCCTCGGCAGCATCGCGCTCGGCGGTCGCCCCGACCTGACCGACAGCGACCGGCGCCTGTTCGAGCGCGCCAGCCTCGACACGGCACTGCTGCTCCTGCTGCGCCGCACGGTGGCCGAGGCCGAGGACCGGGTGCGCGGCGAACTCCTCGACGACCTGCTCACCGCCGCGCACACCAGTGACCCGCGCCGCGCCGAACGGCTCGCCCTGCGCGCCCGCCGCCTCGGCGTGGACCTCACCGAGCCCACCGCCGTGCTCGTCCTGCACGGCGAACCGGACCTGCGCGCCCGTCTGGCCGCCCGCGCGATACGCCACGCCCGCACCCTGCGCGGCCTCGCGGGCCCGCAGGGAGGCCACGTCGTACTGCTCGCCCCCACCGCCGCACCGGGCCCGCTCGCCGAGCGCCTCGCCGCCGAACTCGGCGAGGCACTCGGCGCCCCGGTGACCGTCGGCGCCGCGGGCCCCGCCACCGGACCCGCGCGGCTGCCCGCAGCCCACGCCGAGGCCCAGCGCTGTCTGCGGGCCCTGACCGCCCTCGGCCGCGCGGGCGAGGGCGCGAGCCTGCCGGACCTCGGCTTCGTCGGGGTCCTGCTCGGCGACCGTACGGACGTCGCCGGATACGTGGAGCGCGTCCTCGGGCCCGTCCTCGCCTACGACGCCCGGCGCGGCACCGACCTGGTCCGCACCCTGGAGGCCTACTTCGACCAGGGCGCGAGCCCGGCCCGCGCCAAGGACGTGCTGCACGTCCACGTGAACACCGTCGTGCAGCGCCTGGAGCGCACGGCCCGGCTCCTCGGCGCCGACTGGAACACCCCCGCCCGCGCCCTGGAGCTCCAACTCGCCCTGCGGCTCAACCGCCTGAGCCGCTAGCCGGGGCCCCGCCCGGCCTGGCCGCGCGGTCCCTGCGCGGCTGCGCGGGCACGCCGTCCAGGGTGCCCGTGGGCAGCGGTTCCTGCGGGCACCCCGGGCCGTCGACCGGGTCCGTGCGGTACTGGTGCGACTGGAGCTCGAACAGCCGCCGGAAGACGCCCGGCCCCTCGGTGGCCATGAGCGTGGCGAAGTCGCCGTGCTCGACGAGTCTGCCCTCCGCGAGGACGAAGATGACGTCGGCCTCCTTGACGCTGTGCAGCCGGTGCGTGACCAGGACGATCGTCTGGTCCGCCGAGGCCAGGGCGCGGATCTTGTCGAACGCGTCGATCTCCGCGGCCGGGTCCATGCTGCTGGTGGGCTCGTCGCAGATGAGGATGGCCGCGTCCCGGAAGTAGGCGCGGGCCAGGGCGATGCGCTGCCACTGCCCGCCGGAGAGGTCGACGCCGCCCTCGTAGCCCTTCTCGCACAAGGTGTCCCAGCCGTGCGGGAGTTCGTCGAGGACGCGGTGCGCGTCGGCGTACGCGGCCGCCGCGTCCAGGCGGGTGGCGTCGTGGAACTCGGCGGGGCGGCTGATCGCCACGTTCGCGCGGGCCGTGAACGGCCACCGCTGGAAGTCCTGCGGCACCAGCGCCACATGCCCGAACACGTCGTCGCGCGCCAGCGCGCGCAGATCGGCGCCGTCCCACGAGACCGTGCCCGCGGACGGCAGGTACAGGCCCGCGAGGAGCTTGCTGAGGGTCGTCTTGCCGGAGCCGTTCGCCCCGACCAGGGCGATCACCTGGCCCTTGCGGACGGTGAGGGACACGCCGTCGAGCGCGTTCCGCTCCCGGCCGGGGTAGCGGAACGTCACCCGGTCGAAGGTGATCTCGGCGGGCGGTTCGGGCACCGCCGCGCCCGTGGCCGGGATGGCCCGCCGCCTGGCCTCCTCGCGGGCCCGGATGAGGTCCGTCATGAACAGGCTCTGCTCGTAGAGGTGATGGATGTTCGTCACCAGGCGCCGCAGCCCCGCCGTGCCGCTGGTCAGCGCGAGCACGGCCGTCGCCCCCGAGGCGAGCGGCATGTGGCCGTGCGTCAGGAGCCAGGCGAGCAGGGCGTACGTCGCCGCCGCCGTCAGTCCGGACAGGGCCGACGTGCCGAGGTCGGTCCTGGCCTCCAGCTGCGCGAGGCGCGTCTGCTCGTCCGAGGCCTGGGCCGCCATCTTGTCGAACTGGTCGAGGAGGAAGGGCCCCGCGCCGTGCACCCGCAGCTCGGGCGCCGCGTCCTGCGAGATCAGCAGCCTGCGCAGGGCGCCCAGTTGCCGCACGTGCTCCAGCCACACCTGCACCGACTCGTACGTCCGGCGCGCCGCCCGGACGGTGCCCCACGCCTTCGGCACGACCACGGCGACGAGCAGCGGAAGCAGCGCCGGGTGCAGCACGGCGAGGACTCCGCTGACGGCGAGGAGCGCCATCGCGGCCTCGACGATGCCGAGGGTGTGCTCGATGAGGCGGCGCGCCGCGGTCTGGCCGTGCTGCCCGGAGTCGAGGGCCGCGTGGAAGTCGGCGCGCTCCATGTGCTCCATCTCGACCCTGATGACGTGCTTGAGCATGGAGAGGGCCGCGATGCGCTCCACCTTGGGGCCGAGTCGGCCCGAGGCCGCGAAGGACACGGCCCGCAGCGTCGCCGCGAGGGCGCTCGCGGCGGCGACCCCCAGCAGGGACGGCAGCGCGTCCTGCACCCGGTCGGCCGTCGGGCCCGCCGCGAACAGGGACACCAGGACGCGGTTGGTGGCGAGCAGGCCGAACGCGGTGGCGGCGGCCTGGCCCAGCTGTGCCACCGCGACCACCACCAGGGCGACCGGGTCGGCCCGCCAGCCGAGGACGGCGGTGTGCCCGATGAGCGTGGGAATCTGCCGCAGGATGGTGAAGAACGACGTCCTCAGCTGCGCACCCTCGTGCACGGTCCATCCCCACGCGCTGCGCAACCGCCCCCCGAAGAGGAGCTGTTCGGGCGGTGCGTGCCCGGGGGGCGGGGTGGGGCCCTCGCCCTCCCGGCCGCGCCGCCGCTTGCGCGCGCGAGCTCGTGCTGGATGGTGCTGCCGCACATTGCCTCCCCGGTGTCCGTGGTCCCGTTGGGTGCTGGGACCACCTTCCCCGGGGAGCGGCCCCGGCGGGGTACTGCGGGCACAATCTGCGCGGGATGGGGTGAAATCGGCCTGGAATGGCGGTGGACGGGCCCGAAGTGCGCTCGTGCGGCGGTCACGTGCCGGAGGCATCGCCGCCCCGCGGCACGGCCGCGTCCGGGACCAGGACGACCTTGCCCGTGACGGTGCCGGACTCGGCCAGGCGCAGGGCCTCGGCCGCCCGGGACAGCGGGACGCGCGCGGCGACCTGGGCGGTCAGGCTGCCGTCGGCGAGGAGCGCGAAGACCTGCTCCAGGTCCGTGCGCAGCCGCCCGCGGAAGGCGTCGGCGCGGCGCCGCCCGGCCCAGATGTTGTAGAAGTGCGCGTGCCGGGAGTTCGGCAGTGCCTGCCACAGCGCGAGGCGCGCGAACAGCTTCAGGACCGGGGCCTTCGACGACCCGGCCACGTCCCGGGTGGACGCCGTGCCGTACGACACGAGGGTGCCGCCGGGCGCGAGCAGCCGGAACGACTCCACGATCCCCTCGCCGCCCACGTGGTCGAAGACCGCCCGCACTCCGTCCGGCGCGAGCCCGCGAAGGCGCGCGTACAGCTCGGGGTCGCGGTAGTCGACAGGTGTGACGCCGAGCCTGCGCAGCGCGTCGTGGTGGCGGGGCGACGCGGTGCCGAGGACGCGGGCGCCCGCGATCCGGGCGAGCTGCGCGAGCGTGGAGCCGACGCCGCCGTTCGCGCCGAGCACCACGACGGTGTCGCCCGCCCGGACCTGGGCGGTGCGGTGCAGCATCTGCCAGGCGGTGACGCCGTTCACCACGAGCGTCTCGGCGTCCGCGGAGGCGACGGACTCCGGTACGGGCACGAGGTCGGCGGCGGCCACCGCGACGTGGCTCGCCCAGCCGCCGGTCTTGGTCAGCGCGGCGTACCGGCCCCCGACGAGCGCCGGGTCGACGCCGGGCCCGGTGGCCACCACCCGCCCCACCAGGTCGTAGCCCGGCACGAAGGGGAACGGCGGCTGGTCGAAGTACTTGCCGCGGCGCATCTGCTGCTCGGCGAAGGAGACGCCGGTGGCCTCCATCGCGAGCAGCACCCGGCCCGGACCCGGTGCGGGGGCGGGCCGGCGGCGCACGGTGAGCCCGTCGGGCTCGACGACGCCGGGCAGGACGACCTCGGTGGCCGTGGCCACGGCGGTGGCGGTGGGTGCGGTGGTCTTGACCATGAGGAAGCCTCTTCCGAAGGGGTGATGGTCGCGCTGTAGTTATAGGCTCTAACGTAAGCATGCACCTCTATCGATGGGGTCGTCAAGGAGGGCGATGCCCATCGGGCCGATCGGCGGCGGCCCGCGCGGGGCAGGATGGGAGGGCTGCGCGTACGCGTACCGCGTGCGACCCGTCCAAGGAAGGTGCGGCGATGGAGAACCCGGCCCCCGGCCAGCTCACCCCCGAACAGCACGCCCCCGGCCGGCTCGCGCTCGCCACCGCCACGCCCGACGACTGGCGCGTCGTCACCGGCTGGGCGGCGGACGAGGGCTGGAACCCCGGGCTGCGGGACGCCGAGTCCTTCTTCGCCCAGGACCCGGAGGGCTTCTTCGTCGGCCGCGTCGACGGCGAGCCGGTGTCGGCCGTCTCCGTGGTCAACTACGGCCCGGCGTACGCGTTCCTCGGCTTCTACCTCGTCCGCCCCGACGCCCGCGGCCAGGGGCACGGCATCGCCACCTGGCGCGCCGCGCTCGCGCACGCCGGGGACCGCACGGTCGGCCTGGACGGCGTACCGGCGCAGCAGGACAACTACCGCCGCTCCGGCTTCGCACACCGCCACGACACCATGCGCTACGTCGGCCCGGCGGCCGTCGGCGGGCCGGTGTCCGCGCACGTGCGCCCCGCCGCGGAGGTCGGGCACGAGGCCCTGCTGGCGTACGACAGCTCCTGCTACCCCGCGGACCGGCCTAGGTTCCTAGCCTCCTGGCTGGGCACGCCCGGACACCGCGCGCTCGCCCGCGTCGACGGCGGCCGCGTCACCGGGTACGGGGTGGTGCGCCCGGCGCGTGACGGCGTACGGATCGGGCCGCTGTTCGCCGACACGCGCGCGGACGCCGAAGCGCTCCTGGACGCGCTGACCGCCGGTCTCGACGGGGCGCTCGTCTCGATCGACGTACCCGAGTCCCACGCGCCCGCGGTGGCCCTCGCCGAGGCCCGCGGCATGAAGCCGACGTTCGCGACGGCCCGCATGTACACCGGTCCGGTACGGGAGTTCGCGCGGGAGAAGGTGTTCGGGATCACCACCCTGGAGCTGGGCTGACGCGCCCGGAGGTCAGGTCACCGTGAGCCGCCGCTTGCCCTCGGCCGTGGAGCTGTTGCCCACGTAGACGTCGAACGCGCCCCGCTCGACGAGGAACTCGCCGCGCGGGGCGTTCGTCCAGAACCCCAGGTCGCGGGCGCCGAGCCGGAAGCGCACGGTCCGTGCCGCGCCCGCGGCGAGCGTCACCCGGCGAAAGCCCCGCAGCCTGCGCACCGGCTGCGCGATGCTCGCCGCGAGGTCGTGGACGTACAGCTGCACCACCTCGTCGCCCTCGCGCGCACCGGTGTTGGTGACCGTCACGGAC harbors:
- a CDS encoding 3-hydroxybutyrate dehydrogenase, translated to MTSGPHPDSTDRRAAAAAVDLRGRTALVTGGGSGIGRACATALAAAGADTHVVDIDAAAAKAVADAVGGHAHTADLADAEAIAALPTAVDVLVNSAGLQHVAPLTDFPPARFTLIQQVMVTAPFLLLRQTLPHMYARRWGRAVHISSVHGGRASAFKSAYVAAKHGLEGLSKVAAVEGAPYGVTSNCVSPGYVRTPLVEGQIQDQAAAHRVSDDAVVSDVLLARSPMKRLIEPEEVAAAVLWLCGPHSGFVTGTSLPLDGGWTAT
- a CDS encoding MFS transporter; amino-acid sequence: MASLPSTPPPRTSLPRVVAASLVGTTIEWYDFFLYGSAAALVFNDLFFPTADPLTGTLLAFITYAIGFLARPLGGVVFGHFGDKVGRKKLLVLSLLLMGGATFAMGLLPTYSAIGVGAPVLLTVLRLVQGFALGGEWGGAILLVSEHGGAAHRGFWAAWPQSGAPGGNLLATGVLALLAAVQSEAAFESWGWRVPFLLSGVLVMVGLWIRISVSESPLFLEARAKAEAAAARGAKEETPVVEVFRTNWRQVLTAIGTRFGENISYYVLTSFVLVYVTKHLDLPKSTALNAVLIGSTVHFAAIPAWGALSDRIGRRPVTLIGSVGMALWAFAFFALVDSESFAVIAAAVTVGLLLHGAMYGPQAAFISEMFDTRVRYSGASMGSQLASIVAGALAPIIAVELLKEYDSSAPVALYLCLAAVVTTVTVVLARETRGRDLGRAQTDVPADPDVPADPDVPTDSHAPGETDAPGEPDGSGRPGPRAEPDARGRPADAPTPVRSGDPS
- a CDS encoding GAF domain-containing protein, whose product is MASAHARPGTRTAPAPDGTAAAALRELIGLLGRHAPAEQFARPAAAARAAGADRAQLALIEEAADAALAVRRTLDQHRRREAELSALFDTAGDLAALTDLDAVLRAIVRRARLLLRTDVAYLTLNDTAAGDTFMRVTDGCASATFQQLRLGMGEGLGGLVAQTARPYASADYRVDTRFQHTRAIDTGVGEEGLRGILGVPLRVGSRVIGVLYAADRSPRDFTPDQIALLASLADHAAVAIDGARLLEETRAALVELNAATATAHAQSQALRRAAETHDRLTDIVLRGGDVADVAEEIAALLDGGLVVQDADGTELARVGAAAPAAPARGVAASRSGGRAVHVDGVWVSAVLAGPELLGSIALGGRPDLTDSDRRLFERASLDTALLLLLRRTVAEAEDRVRGELLDDLLTAAHTSDPRRAERLALRARRLGVDLTEPTAVLVLHGEPDLRARLAARAIRHARTLRGLAGPQGGHVVLLAPTAAPGPLAERLAAELGEALGAPVTVGAAGPATGPARLPAAHAEAQRCLRALTALGRAGEGASLPDLGFVGVLLGDRTDVAGYVERVLGPVLAYDARRGTDLVRTLEAYFDQGASPARAKDVLHVHVNTVVQRLERTARLLGADWNTPARALELQLALRLNRLSR
- a CDS encoding ATP-binding cassette domain-containing protein, which codes for MHEGAQLRTSFFTILRQIPTLIGHTAVLGWRADPVALVVVAVAQLGQAAATAFGLLATNRVLVSLFAAGPTADRVQDALPSLLGVAAASALAATLRAVSFAASGRLGPKVERIAALSMLKHVIRVEMEHMERADFHAALDSGQHGQTAARRLIEHTLGIVEAAMALLAVSGVLAVLHPALLPLLVAVVVPKAWGTVRAARRTYESVQVWLEHVRQLGALRRLLISQDAAPELRVHGAGPFLLDQFDKMAAQASDEQTRLAQLEARTDLGTSALSGLTAAATYALLAWLLTHGHMPLASGATAVLALTSGTAGLRRLVTNIHHLYEQSLFMTDLIRAREEARRRAIPATGAAVPEPPAEITFDRVTFRYPGRERNALDGVSLTVRKGQVIALVGANGSGKTTLSKLLAGLYLPSAGTVSWDGADLRALARDDVFGHVALVPQDFQRWPFTARANVAISRPAEFHDATRLDAAAAYADAHRVLDELPHGWDTLCEKGYEGGVDLSGGQWQRIALARAYFRDAAILICDEPTSSMDPAAEIDAFDKIRALASADQTIVLVTHRLHSVKEADVIFVLAEGRLVEHGDFATLMATEGPGVFRRLFELQSHQYRTDPVDGPGCPQEPLPTGTLDGVPAQPRRDRAARPGGAPASGSGG
- a CDS encoding medium chain dehydrogenase/reductase family protein; amino-acid sequence: MVKTTAPTATAVATATEVVLPGVVEPDGLTVRRRPAPAPGPGRVLLAMEATGVSFAEQQMRRGKYFDQPPFPFVPGYDLVGRVVATGPGVDPALVGGRYAALTKTGGWASHVAVAAADLVPVPESVASADAETLVVNGVTAWQMLHRTAQVRAGDTVVVLGANGGVGSTLAQLARIAGARVLGTASPRHHDALRRLGVTPVDYRDPELYARLRGLAPDGVRAVFDHVGGEGIVESFRLLAPGGTLVSYGTASTRDVAGSSKAPVLKLFARLALWQALPNSRHAHFYNIWAGRRRADAFRGRLRTDLEQVFALLADGSLTAQVAARVPLSRAAEALRLAESGTVTGKVVLVPDAAVPRGGDASGT
- a CDS encoding GNAT family N-acetyltransferase codes for the protein MENPAPGQLTPEQHAPGRLALATATPDDWRVVTGWAADEGWNPGLRDAESFFAQDPEGFFVGRVDGEPVSAVSVVNYGPAYAFLGFYLVRPDARGQGHGIATWRAALAHAGDRTVGLDGVPAQQDNYRRSGFAHRHDTMRYVGPAAVGGPVSAHVRPAAEVGHEALLAYDSSCYPADRPRFLASWLGTPGHRALARVDGGRVTGYGVVRPARDGVRIGPLFADTRADAEALLDALTAGLDGALVSIDVPESHAPAVALAEARGMKPTFATARMYTGPVREFAREKVFGITTLELG